A part of Saccharomonospora amisosensis genomic DNA contains:
- a CDS encoding CbtB domain-containing protein has product MSQASVAAPRPIHISIPLREILPWAIFVGVLALAVLYFVSTEAGAVELLSSDGLVHEFLHDGRHLLAFPCH; this is encoded by the coding sequence ATGTCGCAGGCGAGCGTCGCCGCACCCCGTCCCATCCACATCTCGATCCCGCTGCGGGAGATCCTGCCGTGGGCGATCTTCGTCGGCGTCCTCGCGCTGGCCGTCCTGTACTTCGTGAGTACCGAGGCGGGCGCGGTAGAGCTGCTGTCCAGCGACGGCCTCGTGCACGAGTTCCTGCACGACGGTCGGCACCTGCTGGCTTTCCCCTGCCACTGA
- a CDS encoding glutamate synthase subunit beta, which produces MADPKGFLTTPRETPKSRPVDVRIKDWREVYEDFEQSKLTKQAGRCMDCGIPFCHQGCPLGNLIPEWNTLTWREDWQAAIERLHATNNFPEFTGTLCPAPCETACVLGINDDPVTIKRVEISIIDRAWEEGWVTPQPPVTRTGKKVAVVGSGPAGLAAAQQLTRSGHDVVVFERADAIGGLLRYGIPEFKMEKYRLDRRLEQMRAEGTEFRAGVNVGVDVTAERLLSEYDAVVLAGGATAWRDLPVPGRDLPGVHQAMEYLPFANRVASGKLARTPIDAAGKDVVVIGGGDTGADCVGTAHRQGARSVTQLEIMPRPPQSRSDAHPWPTYPMIYRVSSAHEEGGERLYSVNTKEFLADSDGNLRALKLVEVRNEGGKFVPVEGSERELPAQLVLLAMGFVGPQREGLLEQLGVELDERGNVARDASYQTSVDKVFVAGDMGRGQSLIVWAIAEGRSAAAGADGYLTGRDVLPAPIAPTDRPIS; this is translated from the coding sequence ATGGCTGACCCCAAGGGCTTTCTCACCACACCCAGGGAGACGCCGAAGTCTCGCCCTGTGGACGTGCGGATCAAGGACTGGCGCGAGGTCTACGAGGATTTCGAGCAGTCGAAACTCACCAAGCAGGCGGGCCGCTGCATGGACTGCGGTATCCCGTTCTGCCATCAGGGCTGCCCGCTGGGCAACCTGATTCCGGAGTGGAACACGCTGACGTGGCGGGAGGACTGGCAGGCCGCGATCGAGCGGCTGCATGCCACGAACAACTTCCCGGAGTTCACCGGGACGCTGTGTCCCGCACCGTGTGAGACCGCCTGCGTGCTCGGGATCAACGACGACCCGGTGACCATCAAGCGGGTCGAGATCTCGATCATCGACAGGGCCTGGGAAGAAGGCTGGGTGACCCCGCAGCCACCCGTCACCAGGACCGGCAAGAAGGTCGCGGTGGTGGGCTCCGGTCCCGCGGGACTCGCGGCCGCGCAACAGCTCACCCGCTCCGGACACGACGTCGTGGTGTTCGAGCGGGCGGACGCGATCGGTGGCCTGCTGCGCTACGGGATTCCCGAGTTCAAGATGGAGAAGTACCGCCTCGACCGGCGGCTTGAGCAGATGCGGGCGGAAGGCACCGAGTTCAGGGCCGGGGTCAACGTCGGGGTGGACGTCACGGCCGAGCGGCTGCTTTCGGAGTACGACGCGGTGGTCCTCGCCGGTGGCGCTACGGCGTGGCGTGACCTACCGGTGCCCGGCAGGGACCTGCCCGGCGTGCACCAGGCCATGGAGTACCTGCCGTTCGCCAACCGGGTCGCCAGCGGGAAGCTGGCGCGGACCCCGATCGACGCGGCGGGCAAGGACGTCGTGGTGATCGGCGGTGGCGACACCGGTGCCGACTGTGTCGGTACCGCGCACCGGCAGGGTGCGCGATCGGTTACCCAACTGGAGATCATGCCGAGGCCGCCTCAGTCGCGTTCGGACGCGCATCCGTGGCCGACCTACCCCATGATCTACCGGGTTTCCTCGGCTCACGAGGAGGGCGGCGAGCGGCTTTACTCGGTGAACACCAAGGAGTTCCTCGCGGACTCCGACGGCAATCTGCGGGCGCTGAAGCTCGTGGAGGTCCGCAACGAGGGCGGGAAGTTCGTTCCCGTTGAGGGCAGCGAACGGGAGCTGCCCGCCCAGTTGGTGCTGCTGGCCATGGGCTTCGTCGGGCCGCAGCGTGAGGGCCTACTTGAGCAGCTCGGCGTCGAGCTGGACGAGCGGGGCAACGTGGCAAGGGACGCCTCGTACCAGACGAGTGTCGACAAGGTGTTCGTAGCAGGCGACATGGGCAGGGGTCAGTCGCTGATCGTATGGGCGATCGCGGAGGGCCGGTCCGCCGCCGCCGGGGCCGACGGCTACCTCACCGGCCGGGACGTGCTTCCCGCGCCGATCGCGCCGACGGACCGTCCGATCTCCTGA
- a CDS encoding CbtA family protein, with translation MRTLLVRGMLAGLVAGALAAVFAYVFAEPSVEAAIALEESAQHHGSASAAHTHAENAAVSRTVQSTLGLLVGTAGYGVAAGGLFAIAFALLHGRVTTMAPRVSAALLAAGTFVVAVLVPFLKYPANPPSVGQAGTIGERTSLYFGFVALSVATGIVAVVAGRALARRLGATSSLLLATAGYLTVIATASALLPVVDEIPGGFPGATLWDFRVASLGTQLLLWSALGLVFGTLAERVLRVRTPAGQR, from the coding sequence ATGAGGACCCTGCTGGTCCGCGGCATGCTCGCGGGCCTGGTCGCCGGTGCGCTCGCGGCGGTTTTCGCCTATGTCTTCGCCGAACCGTCCGTCGAGGCCGCGATCGCACTTGAGGAATCAGCACAACACCACGGCAGCGCCAGTGCCGCGCACACGCACGCCGAGAACGCGGCGGTGAGCCGCACCGTGCAGAGCACGCTGGGACTGCTCGTCGGCACCGCCGGCTACGGCGTCGCCGCCGGCGGACTGTTCGCCATAGCGTTCGCGCTGCTGCACGGCCGCGTGACCACCATGGCGCCACGGGTGTCGGCCGCGCTGCTGGCCGCGGGCACGTTCGTGGTAGCGGTACTGGTTCCGTTCCTGAAGTATCCGGCGAACCCGCCCTCGGTCGGGCAGGCGGGCACGATCGGCGAGCGCACCAGCCTGTACTTCGGGTTCGTCGCGCTGTCCGTGGCGACCGGGATCGTCGCCGTGGTCGCGGGTCGTGCACTCGCGCGGCGACTCGGCGCGACCTCGTCGCTGTTGCTGGCGACGGCCGGATACCTCACGGTGATCGCGACGGCCTCGGCACTGCTGCCGGTGGTCGACGAGATCCCAGGTGGTTTCCCCGGCGCGACGCTGTGGGACTTCCGGGTGGCGTCACTGGGCACGCAACTGCTGTTGTGGAGCGCGCTCGGCCTCGTGTTCGGCACGCTCGCCGAACGGGTGCTGCGAGTGCGAACGCCGGCGGGTCAGCGATAG
- the gltB gene encoding glutamate synthase large subunit: MTRHAPHEPNTGLYDEQYEHDACGVAFVADLAGRKDHEIVRKALVALRNLEHRGARGAEPETGDGAGILIQIPDAFLREVVDFTLPEAGAYAVGTAFLPVDEQARGKAMSTIERIAAEEGMRILGWRELPVDTEHVGPTAATTMPHFAQLFLAPRRDELTGLALERAAFCVRKRAEHALREQEVYFPSLSSRTIVYKGMLTEPQVERFFPDLTDERVTSAIGLVHSRFSTNTFPSWPLAHPYRYVAHNGEINTLKGNRNWMDARESQLSTELIPGDLRRLYPIITRDASDSASFDEVLELLHLGGRSLPHAVLMMIPEAWENHGEMDAARRAFYEFHSTLMEPWDGPALIAFTDGTQIGAVLDRNGLRPARYWVTEDGLVVLASEVGVLDIDQSTIIRKGRLEPGRMFLVDTGEGRIIDDEEIKGELAAQHPYAEWLKSGMLRLDDLPEREREVPTHSSLVRRQQAFGYTEEELDVLLEPMARTGAEPIGSMGNDSPLAPLSSGPRQLFDYFTQLFAQVTNPPLDAIREELVTALGAQLGSEPNLLDAGPQHCRKIVLPFPVLDNDELAKLVHVNDDGDLPEFQSYTVHGTYEVAGGGQALLRRLEEIRAEVSEAIAGGARLIVLSDRGVDAEHAAIPSLLLTGAVHHHLVREKSRTQVGLVVEAGDAREVHHIALLIGYGAAAVNPYLAMATVEEMAEQGRIPGVTAKEATRNLIKALGKGVRKTMSKMGVSTVASYTGAQIFEAIGLGEEVIDTCFTGTTSRLGGVGFDTLADEAARRHRRAFPADGVRPNHRELDTGGDYQWRREGEPHLFNPQTVFKLQHSTRTGKYEIFKEYTKAVDDQAQRLMTLRGLFDLKEGERPPVPIEEVEPVSEIVKRFATGAISYGSISEEMHQTLAIAMNRLGGKSNTGEGGEDPERLYDPQRRSAVKQVASGRFGVTSEYLVNADDIQIKMAQGAKPGEGGQLPGSKVYPWIAKTRFSTPGVGLISPPPHHDIYSIEDLAQLIHDLKNANPAARIHVKLVSEVGVGTVAAGVSKAHADVVLISGHDGGTGASPLSSIKHAGGPWELGLAETQQTLLANRLRDRIVVQTDGQLKTGRDVVIAALLGAEEFGFATAPLVVSGCIMMRVCHLDTCPVGVATQNPKLRAKFSGKAEYVVNFFEFVAQEVREYLARLGFRSVAEAVGHAELLDTRKAVEHWKASGLDLSPIFHVPELEPRAARHQVVAQDHGLDKALDNTLIQLAEGALSSGDKVRLELPVRNVNRTVGTMLGSELTKRWGGDGLPDDTIDITFTGTAGQSFGAFLPNGITLRLVGDGNDYVGKGLSGGRITVRPPLEARFAAEEHIIAGNVICYGATGGEVFLRGKVGERFCVRNSGALAVVEGVGDHGCEYMTGGRVVVLGPTGRNFAAGMSGGIAYVLDLDPVRVNQEMVDLDELDETDAQFLREVVERHYDETSSAVAHALLTDWDLALPRFGKVMPKDFKRVLRAQAEAEREGRDVNEAIMEAAHG, translated from the coding sequence GTGACCCGCCACGCACCGCACGAGCCGAACACGGGCTTGTACGACGAGCAGTACGAGCACGACGCCTGTGGCGTAGCCTTCGTCGCCGACCTCGCGGGCCGCAAAGATCACGAGATCGTCCGTAAGGCGCTCGTCGCCCTACGCAACCTGGAACACCGCGGTGCCCGCGGCGCCGAGCCCGAGACCGGCGACGGCGCCGGAATCCTGATCCAGATCCCGGACGCGTTCCTGCGTGAGGTCGTCGACTTCACGCTCCCCGAAGCCGGCGCCTACGCCGTGGGCACCGCGTTCCTGCCGGTCGACGAGCAGGCCAGAGGCAAGGCCATGTCGACCATCGAGCGCATCGCCGCGGAGGAAGGCATGCGCATCCTCGGCTGGCGCGAGTTGCCTGTCGACACCGAGCACGTGGGCCCGACGGCCGCGACCACGATGCCGCACTTCGCCCAACTGTTCCTGGCCCCGAGGCGCGACGAGCTCACCGGGCTCGCGCTGGAGCGGGCCGCCTTCTGCGTGCGAAAGCGTGCCGAGCACGCGTTGCGGGAGCAGGAGGTGTACTTCCCCAGTCTTTCGTCACGCACCATCGTCTACAAGGGAATGCTCACCGAGCCGCAGGTGGAGCGGTTCTTCCCCGACCTCACCGACGAGCGCGTGACCAGCGCGATCGGCCTGGTCCACTCCCGCTTCTCGACCAACACGTTCCCCTCCTGGCCGCTGGCGCACCCGTACCGCTACGTCGCGCACAACGGCGAGATCAACACGCTGAAGGGCAACCGGAACTGGATGGACGCGCGCGAGTCGCAGCTGTCCACCGAACTGATTCCCGGCGACCTCCGCAGGCTGTACCCGATCATCACCCGCGACGCCAGTGACTCGGCCTCCTTCGACGAGGTTTTGGAGCTGCTGCACCTGGGCGGTCGTTCGCTGCCGCACGCGGTGTTGATGATGATCCCGGAGGCCTGGGAGAACCACGGCGAAATGGATGCCGCGCGGCGGGCGTTCTACGAGTTCCACTCCACGCTGATGGAGCCATGGGACGGCCCCGCGCTCATCGCCTTCACCGACGGTACGCAGATCGGCGCGGTGCTGGACCGCAACGGGCTGCGGCCGGCGAGGTACTGGGTCACCGAGGACGGCCTCGTCGTGCTCGCCAGTGAGGTGGGCGTACTTGACATCGACCAGTCCACGATCATCCGCAAGGGCAGGCTGGAGCCTGGCCGGATGTTCCTCGTCGACACCGGCGAGGGCCGGATCATCGACGACGAGGAGATCAAGGGCGAACTGGCCGCGCAGCACCCGTACGCGGAGTGGCTGAAGTCGGGGATGCTGCGGCTGGACGACCTGCCCGAGCGTGAGCGCGAAGTGCCGACTCACTCCTCGCTGGTACGCAGGCAGCAGGCGTTCGGCTACACCGAGGAGGAACTGGACGTCCTGCTGGAGCCGATGGCGCGCACCGGCGCGGAGCCGATCGGCTCGATGGGCAACGACTCCCCGCTCGCTCCGCTTTCCAGCGGGCCCAGGCAGCTCTTCGACTACTTCACCCAGCTGTTCGCCCAGGTCACCAACCCACCGCTGGACGCGATCCGTGAGGAACTGGTGACGGCGCTTGGCGCGCAACTCGGCTCCGAACCCAACCTGCTCGACGCGGGACCGCAGCACTGCCGCAAGATCGTGTTGCCGTTCCCGGTGCTCGACAACGACGAGCTGGCCAAGCTCGTGCACGTTAACGACGACGGTGACCTGCCGGAGTTCCAGTCCTACACCGTGCACGGCACCTACGAGGTCGCGGGCGGTGGGCAGGCACTGTTGCGCAGGCTCGAGGAGATTCGCGCGGAGGTGTCCGAGGCGATCGCGGGCGGCGCGCGGCTCATCGTGCTCTCCGACCGCGGCGTGGACGCCGAGCACGCGGCGATTCCGTCGCTGCTGCTGACCGGAGCCGTGCACCACCACCTCGTCCGGGAGAAGAGCCGCACCCAGGTGGGGCTCGTCGTCGAGGCCGGCGACGCCCGCGAGGTGCACCACATCGCGCTGCTCATCGGCTACGGCGCGGCGGCGGTGAACCCCTACCTCGCCATGGCGACCGTGGAAGAGATGGCCGAGCAGGGCCGCATCCCCGGCGTCACGGCGAAGGAAGCCACCCGCAACCTCATCAAGGCGCTCGGCAAGGGTGTGCGCAAGACCATGTCGAAGATGGGTGTCTCCACCGTCGCTTCCTACACCGGTGCGCAGATCTTCGAGGCGATCGGGCTCGGCGAGGAGGTCATCGACACCTGCTTCACCGGTACCACCTCGCGGCTCGGCGGGGTCGGCTTCGACACCCTCGCCGACGAGGCCGCGCGGCGGCACCGGCGCGCGTTTCCCGCCGACGGCGTCCGCCCCAACCACAGGGAACTGGACACCGGCGGCGACTACCAGTGGCGGCGCGAAGGCGAGCCGCACCTGTTCAACCCGCAGACGGTGTTCAAGCTCCAGCACTCCACTCGCACCGGCAAGTACGAGATCTTCAAGGAGTACACCAAGGCGGTCGACGACCAGGCGCAGCGGCTGATGACACTGCGCGGGCTGTTCGACCTCAAGGAGGGCGAGCGCCCGCCGGTACCGATCGAGGAGGTGGAGCCGGTATCGGAGATCGTGAAGCGGTTCGCCACCGGTGCGATCTCCTACGGGTCGATCTCGGAGGAAATGCACCAGACGCTGGCCATCGCCATGAACCGGCTCGGTGGCAAGTCCAACACCGGCGAGGGCGGTGAGGACCCGGAGCGGCTGTACGACCCGCAGCGGCGCAGTGCCGTGAAGCAGGTCGCGAGCGGCCGGTTCGGTGTCACCAGCGAGTACCTCGTGAACGCCGACGACATCCAGATCAAGATGGCGCAGGGCGCCAAGCCGGGCGAGGGCGGCCAGTTACCCGGTAGCAAGGTGTACCCCTGGATCGCCAAGACCCGCTTCTCCACGCCGGGTGTGGGGCTGATCTCACCGCCACCGCACCACGACATCTACTCGATCGAGGATCTGGCCCAGCTGATCCACGACCTCAAGAACGCCAACCCGGCCGCACGCATCCACGTGAAGCTGGTGTCCGAGGTCGGTGTCGGCACCGTGGCCGCCGGGGTGTCCAAGGCACACGCCGACGTGGTGCTCATCTCCGGGCACGACGGCGGCACGGGTGCCTCACCGCTGTCCTCGATCAAGCACGCGGGCGGGCCATGGGAGCTCGGGCTGGCGGAAACGCAGCAGACGCTGCTGGCCAACCGGTTGCGTGACCGGATCGTGGTGCAGACCGACGGCCAGCTCAAGACCGGGCGCGACGTCGTCATCGCCGCGCTGCTGGGTGCGGAGGAGTTCGGTTTCGCCACCGCCCCGCTGGTGGTTTCGGGCTGCATCATGATGCGGGTCTGCCACCTGGACACCTGCCCGGTGGGCGTGGCGACGCAGAACCCGAAGCTGCGGGCCAAGTTCAGTGGCAAGGCCGAGTACGTGGTGAACTTCTTCGAGTTCGTCGCGCAGGAGGTGCGCGAGTACCTGGCAAGGCTCGGTTTTCGTTCGGTCGCCGAGGCGGTCGGCCACGCAGAGCTGCTGGACACCCGCAAGGCGGTTGAGCACTGGAAGGCCTCGGGGCTGGACCTGTCCCCGATCTTCCATGTACCCGAACTGGAACCGAGGGCGGCACGGCACCAGGTGGTCGCGCAGGACCACGGGTTGGACAAGGCGCTGGACAACACGCTCATCCAGCTCGCGGAAGGCGCGCTCAGCTCGGGCGACAAGGTGCGGCTGGAGTTGCCGGTGCGCAACGTCAACCGCACGGTCGGCACCATGCTCGGCTCCGAGCTGACCAAGCGGTGGGGCGGCGACGGCCTTCCCGACGACACCATCGACATCACCTTCACCGGCACCGCGGGGCAGTCGTTCGGCGCGTTCCTGCCGAACGGCATCACGCTGCGGTTGGTGGGGGACGGCAACGACTACGTCGGCAAGGGGCTTTCCGGTGGGCGGATCACCGTGCGCCCTCCGCTGGAGGCACGCTTCGCCGCCGAGGAGCACATCATCGCGGGCAACGTGATCTGCTATGGGGCCACCGGTGGCGAGGTCTTCCTGCGCGGCAAGGTCGGCGAGCGGTTCTGCGTACGCAACTCCGGCGCGCTGGCGGTGGTGGAAGGTGTCGGTGACCACGGCTGCGAGTACATGACCGGCGGCAGGGTGGTGGTGCTCGGGCCGACCGGGCGCAACTTCGCCGCGGGAATGTCCGGCGGTATCGCCTACGTGCTTGACCTCGATCCGGTCCGGGTCAACCAGGAGATGGTGGACCTCGACGAGTTGGACGAGACCGATGCGCAGTTCCTGCGCGAGGTCGTGGAGCGGCACTACGACGAGACCTCCTCGGCCGTGGCGCACGCGCTGCTGACCGACTGGGACCTGGCGCTGCCCAGGTTCGGCAAGGTCATGCCGAAGGACTTCAAGCGCGTGCTGCGGGCACAGGCCGAGGCGGAACGCGAGGGAAGGGACGTCAACGAAGCGATCATGGAGGCGGCACATGGCTGA